A window from Pangasianodon hypophthalmus isolate fPanHyp1 chromosome 4, fPanHyp1.pri, whole genome shotgun sequence encodes these proteins:
- the LOC113524101 gene encoding uncharacterized protein LOC113524101, translated as MRSCSIPHCVQLLLILTFSTVPAMAPTTVKVKLHQSADLICKQECPGLLKWIMDKQPDDILAHCNQTSCSSKEGYKISHDQYKNGDLSLTIMEADYSKRTIYACECSNEDICHVWLCIEPVMSLVQLKPGEDLILALPIPEPVEVIYNSSDTSGPRHQLICTVVGGSLQCKDEYTPRVSLRYPNLTLAAVNVSDSGVYIVRDRKNNEDIHVYSVSVGDTSLVWDTDIKQTSVWQILMPGLVVFLAGVAVLIIVYLKRTTTLADEFTTEMEPETVLVNGTFILH; from the exons ATGAGATCCTGCAGCATTCCTCACTGTGTCCAGCTGTTACTCATCCTCACCTTCAGCACTG TACCAGCAATGGCTCCCACCACTGTAAAGGTGAAGCTCCATCAGTCTGCTGACCTCATCTGTAAACAGGAGTGTCCTGGATTGTTAAAATGGATCATGGATAAGCAGCCAGATGATATTCTGGCTCATTGTAATCAGACATCCTGTAGCTCAAAGGAGGGATATAAAATCTCCCATGATCAGTATAAGAACGGGGATCTGTCCCTCACCATAATGGAAGCTGATTACAGTAAGAGGACCATCTATGCCTGTGAGTGCAGTAATGAAGACATCTGTCACGTGTGGCTCTGCATTGAAC ctGTGATGTCATTAGTTCAGCTTAAACCTGGTGAAGATCTGATCCTGGCTTTGCCCATACCAGAGCCAGTGGAGGTGATTTATAACAGCAGTGATACTTCTGGTCCACGCCATCAACTAATCTGCACTGTGGTTGGAGGATCACTCCAGTGTAAAGATGAATACACACCGAGAGTATCGCTCCGTTACCCAAACCTTACGCTGGCAGCTGTAAATGTGTCTGATAGCGGAGTCTACATCGTCCGGGACAGGAAGAACAATGAAGATATTCATGTGTACAGCGTCTCTGTGGGAGATACGTCTTTGGTTTGGG ATACAGACATAAAGCAGACGAGTGTATGGCAGATCCTGATGCCTGGACTTGTGGTGTTTCTGGCTGGTGTTGCAGTGCTGATAATTGTGTACCTAAAGAGAACCACAACGCTGGCAGATGAATT TACCACAGAGATGGAACCAGAGACTGTTCTAGTGAATGGAACTTTTATCCTCCATTGA